One Dysosmobacter welbionis DNA segment encodes these proteins:
- the trxA gene encoding thioredoxin, producing the protein MAAINLNKEQFQQMAEGGKPILVDFWAPWCGYCRRIGPAYEKIADEYGDRLTVAKVNIDEEAALAEAAQIEVIPTLVLYRDGKAVDSIVNPGSKAAIDQFIQEAMAK; encoded by the coding sequence ATGGCGGCTATCAATCTAAACAAGGAACAATTCCAGCAGATGGCAGAGGGCGGCAAGCCCATCCTGGTGGATTTCTGGGCTCCCTGGTGCGGCTACTGCCGCCGGATCGGGCCCGCGTATGAGAAGATCGCGGACGAATACGGCGACCGTCTCACCGTGGCGAAGGTAAACATCGACGAGGAGGCCGCGCTGGCCGAGGCGGCGCAGATCGAGGTCATTCCTACGCTGGTCCTGTATCGGGACGGGAAAGCCGTGGATTCTATCGTCAACCCCGGGTCCAAAGCGGCCATCGACCAGTTCATCCAGGAGGCTATGGCGAAGTAA
- a CDS encoding SGNH/GDSL hydrolase family protein, with amino-acid sequence MDILAAETGWVLGNWGANGRELPDAAPDIPADTDLLIVMLGTNDLLQGRRPKATAERMERFLTGLELARGKIPLFALPSRSPGEWVPGQMLIAASRTFAGCCRTLAGRWNVSPAYDGVPLRGAGAQGPCRRDFAP; translated from the coding sequence GTGGACATCCTGGCGGCCGAAACCGGATGGGTGTTGGGCAACTGGGGCGCCAACGGCCGGGAGCTCCCCGACGCGGCACCTGACATTCCGGCGGACACCGACCTGCTGATCGTGATGCTGGGCACCAATGACCTTTTGCAGGGCCGCAGGCCCAAGGCCACGGCGGAGCGGATGGAGCGATTCCTGACCGGCCTGGAGCTGGCACGGGGGAAGATCCCTCTGTTCGCGTTGCCGTCCCGGTCCCCGGGGGAATGGGTGCCGGGCCAAATGCTCATTGCCGCTTCCCGGACCTTCGCCGGGTGCTGCCGGACCCTTGCCGGGCGGTGGAACGTCTCCCCGGCCTATGACGGTGTGCCACTTCGCGGAGCAGGGGCACAGGGCCCTTGCCGCCGGGATTTCGCCCCATGA
- a CDS encoding Crp/Fnr family transcriptional regulator, whose translation MTFQDYFPIWNKLQTDQQDRIRSNLNFRTVKKGTILHNGDMDCTGLLLVKAGQLRAYILSDEGREITIYRLFDRDLCLFSASCIMRSIQFEVTIQAEKDTDLWVIPAEVYQDIMETSAPVANYTNELMASRFSEVMWLMEQVMWKSLDKRVAAFLLEEASIEGSSVLKITHEAIANHLGTHREVITRMLRYFQSEGMVRLSRGMVRLLDEDRLRQLQD comes from the coding sequence ATGACCTTTCAGGACTATTTTCCCATCTGGAACAAGCTCCAAACAGACCAGCAGGACCGGATCCGCAGCAATCTGAATTTCCGAACCGTGAAGAAGGGGACGATCCTGCACAACGGGGACATGGACTGCACCGGACTCCTCCTGGTGAAGGCGGGGCAGCTCCGGGCCTATATCCTCTCTGATGAGGGGCGGGAGATCACCATTTACCGCCTGTTCGACCGGGATCTGTGCCTGTTCTCTGCGTCCTGCATCATGCGCTCCATCCAGTTTGAGGTCACCATCCAGGCGGAGAAGGACACGGACCTCTGGGTCATTCCCGCGGAGGTCTACCAGGACATCATGGAGACGTCGGCGCCTGTGGCCAACTACACCAACGAGCTGATGGCCAGCCGGTTCTCCGAGGTCATGTGGCTGATGGAGCAGGTCATGTGGAAGAGCCTGGACAAGCGGGTGGCGGCCTTTCTGCTGGAGGAGGCTTCCATCGAGGGGAGCAGCGTGCTGAAGATCACCCATGAGGCCATTGCCAATCACCTGGGCACCCACCGGGAGGTGATTACCAGGATGCTGCGCTATTTTCAGAGCGAGGGCATGGTGCGGCTCTCCCGGGGCATGGTCCGGCTCCTTGATGAGGACAGGCTGCGGCAGTTGCAGGATTGA
- a CDS encoding SGNH/GDSL hydrolase family protein gives MRILMLGNSLTSAQDMPDILAELTGAEVVCHTRGGARLSEHLNPNTRLGARTQAALAKEQWDYVVLQEMSHGPITAPGSFFASVERLCRQIRENGAIPVLYATWAYQKGGARLSAKGWDYGGMARNLSAAYRRAAEENRALLADVGRRFYQLPGTQDLYAADGVHPSGQGARIAAETIAAAIQRHKEDPS, from the coding sequence ATGCGGATTCTGATGCTGGGCAACAGCCTCACCTCTGCCCAAGATATGCCGGACATTCTGGCGGAACTGACCGGGGCGGAAGTGGTCTGCCATACCCGGGGCGGGGCCCGGCTGTCCGAGCATCTGAACCCGAACACCCGGCTGGGCGCCCGAACGCAGGCGGCGCTTGCAAAGGAGCAGTGGGACTATGTGGTGCTGCAGGAAATGAGCCACGGCCCCATCACCGCTCCCGGGAGCTTTTTCGCCAGCGTGGAGCGGCTCTGCCGGCAGATCCGGGAGAACGGGGCCATCCCGGTGCTCTATGCCACCTGGGCCTATCAGAAGGGTGGGGCCCGGCTGTCGGCCAAGGGATGGGACTATGGTGGGATGGCCCGGAACCTGTCCGCGGCGTACCGCAGGGCGGCGGAGGAAAACCGCGCCCTGCTTGCCGACGTGGGGCGGCGGTTTTACCAGCTGCCCGGCACGCAGGACCTCTACGCCGCCGATGGCGTCCACCCCAGCGGGCAGGGGGCCCGCATTGCGGCGGAGACCATAGCGGCGGCGATTCAACGACACAAGGAGGACCCATCATGA
- a CDS encoding thioredoxin domain-containing protein: MPNRLQFEQSPYLLQHRENPVDWRPWGSEAFQTAREEDKPVFLSIGYSTCHWCHVMAHESFEDETVAEAINRDFIPIKVDREERPDVDAVYMAACVAMTGSGGWPLTVLLTPEQEPFWAGTYLPRQALLSLLQQAARLWREDRGSLLTAGEALTDRLREAEGAGTGFPDRALAGMAAGLYARSFDTRWGGFGHAPKFPTPHNLIFLLRYARRTGESQAGAMAEQTLESMYRGGLFDHVGGGFARYSTDEMWLVPHFEKMLYDNALLALAYTEAYQQTRRPLYGEIVRRTLDYVLRELRDFQGGFYCGQDADSEGEEGKYYVFTEGELRDLLGPEDAEAFCGWYGVTETGNFAGKNILNLIGREQVQREPVRIRPLRERVYAYRLERTCLHRDDKVLAAWNGLMIAALARAGLALDEPRYRDAAVGAAAFLKRSLTEENGRLLARWRAGQAAHPGKLDDYAFCAWGLLELYGVTFRTAYLAEAGDLTARLLEQFFDGKNGGFYPYAADGEQLITRTKETYDGAMPSGNAAAALVLSRLARLTGEARWRTAADLQLGYLAGATRTYPAGHGFAMLVFLEELWPSAELVCAARTMPEELAAFLREASRPELTVLVKTPETAKPLEELAPFTEAYPIPETGVRYYLCRNGACARPVDSISEVRRLLEQN, from the coding sequence ATGCCCAACCGGCTGCAATTTGAACAATCCCCGTATCTGCTCCAGCACCGGGAAAATCCCGTGGACTGGCGGCCCTGGGGGAGCGAGGCATTCCAGACCGCACGGGAGGAGGACAAGCCGGTGTTCCTCAGCATCGGCTACTCCACCTGCCACTGGTGCCACGTCATGGCCCATGAGTCCTTTGAGGACGAGACGGTGGCGGAGGCGATCAACCGGGATTTTATCCCGATCAAAGTCGACCGGGAGGAGCGCCCGGATGTGGACGCGGTCTATATGGCCGCCTGCGTGGCTATGACAGGCTCCGGCGGATGGCCGCTGACGGTGCTGCTCACGCCGGAGCAGGAGCCCTTCTGGGCGGGGACGTACCTCCCCAGACAGGCGCTGCTGTCCCTGCTGCAGCAGGCGGCGCGCCTGTGGCGGGAAGATAGGGGCAGTCTGCTGACCGCCGGAGAGGCGCTGACCGACCGGCTCAGGGAAGCGGAGGGCGCAGGCACCGGCTTTCCAGACCGGGCACTGGCAGGCATGGCGGCGGGCCTTTACGCCCGGAGTTTTGACACCCGCTGGGGCGGCTTCGGGCACGCGCCAAAATTCCCCACGCCTCATAATCTGATCTTCCTGCTCCGGTACGCCCGGCGCACAGGGGAGTCCCAGGCCGGGGCCATGGCGGAGCAGACGCTGGAGAGCATGTACCGAGGCGGCCTGTTCGACCATGTGGGCGGCGGCTTTGCCCGGTACTCTACCGATGAAATGTGGCTGGTGCCCCACTTTGAAAAGATGCTCTATGACAACGCCCTGCTGGCACTGGCCTATACGGAGGCCTATCAGCAGACCCGGCGCCCGCTCTATGGGGAGATCGTCCGCCGCACGCTGGATTACGTCCTGCGGGAGCTGCGTGATTTTCAGGGCGGATTCTACTGCGGACAGGACGCGGACAGCGAGGGCGAGGAGGGGAAATACTATGTATTCACCGAAGGCGAGCTGAGAGACCTGCTGGGACCGGAGGACGCAGAGGCGTTCTGCGGCTGGTACGGCGTCACCGAGACGGGGAACTTTGCGGGGAAAAATATCCTCAACCTAATCGGCCGGGAACAGGTCCAGCGGGAGCCGGTGCGCATCAGGCCCCTGCGGGAGAGGGTGTATGCCTACCGCTTGGAACGGACCTGCCTCCACAGGGACGACAAGGTGCTTGCCGCATGGAATGGACTGATGATTGCGGCCCTGGCCCGGGCGGGACTGGCCCTGGATGAGCCCCGCTATCGGGACGCCGCCGTGGGAGCCGCGGCATTTTTGAAGCGGAGCCTCACAGAGGAAAACGGTCGTCTGCTGGCCAGATGGCGGGCGGGGCAGGCGGCCCACCCCGGAAAGCTGGATGATTACGCCTTCTGCGCCTGGGGCTTGCTGGAACTCTACGGCGTGACCTTCCGGACCGCCTATCTGGCGGAGGCCGGGGACCTGACGGCACGGCTGCTGGAGCAGTTTTTTGACGGGAAAAACGGCGGGTTTTACCCCTACGCGGCGGATGGGGAACAGCTCATCACCCGGACAAAGGAGACCTATGACGGGGCCATGCCGTCGGGCAATGCGGCAGCGGCGCTGGTTCTCTCCCGCCTGGCCCGCCTCACCGGGGAGGCCCGCTGGCGGACCGCCGCCGATCTGCAGCTGGGCTATCTGGCTGGGGCCACCCGGACCTATCCCGCCGGACACGGTTTTGCCATGCTGGTGTTTCTGGAGGAGCTGTGGCCCTCGGCGGAGCTGGTCTGCGCGGCCCGGACCATGCCGGAGGAGTTGGCGGCTTTTCTGCGGGAGGCCTCCAGGCCCGAACTGACGGTGCTGGTGAAAACGCCGGAGACGGCAAAGCCGCTGGAGGAGCTTGCCCCCTTCACGGAGGCCTATCCGATTCCGGAGACAGGCGTCCGGTACTATCTATGCCGGAACGGCGCCTGTGCCCGGCCGGTGGACAGTATTTCAGAAGTCAGACGGCTGCTGGAACAGAACTGA
- a CDS encoding peptide deformylase translates to MIRDICKDQAFLAQKAEPASPEDLPVAADLLETLEVHRDGCVGMAANMIGVNKRIIAFDNQGGYMVMFNPEIVKRAGPYEAEEGCLSLSGTRRARRWESIKVRWQNEKFQERIKTFTGWTAQIIQHEIDHCEGIII, encoded by the coding sequence ATGATTCGGGACATCTGCAAAGACCAGGCATTTCTGGCCCAAAAGGCCGAGCCCGCCTCTCCGGAGGACCTGCCGGTGGCGGCGGATCTGCTGGAGACACTGGAAGTCCACAGGGACGGCTGCGTAGGTATGGCGGCCAACATGATCGGCGTGAACAAGCGCATCATCGCCTTCGACAACCAGGGCGGCTATATGGTCATGTTCAATCCGGAGATCGTGAAAAGGGCCGGCCCCTATGAGGCGGAGGAGGGGTGCCTGTCCCTCTCCGGCACCCGCAGAGCCCGGCGGTGGGAGTCCATCAAGGTCCGCTGGCAGAACGAAAAATTCCAGGAGCGGATCAAGACCTTCACCGGCTGGACGGCCCAGATTATCCAGCACGAGATCGACCACTGCGAGGGCATTATCATCTGA
- a CDS encoding 4Fe-4S binding protein has product MKKHWYDYLWIASLLYLLLGFFNILFAWLGLLCFFIPLIISVVSGTKSYCNRYCGRGQLFGLLGGRFGLSRRKDIPKWMKSKAFRYGFLAFFFAMFFLMLWNTYLVFAGVRDLGQAVTLLWTFKLPWNWAYHGTLFHPGVAQFAFGFYGVMLTSTVLGLITMVLFKPRSWCVYCPMGTMTQLICKARNSRT; this is encoded by the coding sequence ATGAAGAAGCACTGGTACGACTATCTGTGGATCGCTTCGCTCCTGTACCTCCTGCTGGGATTTTTCAACATTCTGTTTGCCTGGCTGGGCCTGCTGTGCTTCTTCATCCCCCTCATCATCTCCGTGGTCAGCGGGACCAAGAGCTACTGCAACCGCTACTGCGGCCGGGGCCAGCTGTTTGGGCTGCTGGGCGGGCGCTTCGGGCTGTCCCGCAGGAAAGACATCCCCAAATGGATGAAAAGCAAGGCGTTCCGATACGGATTTCTCGCCTTTTTCTTCGCCATGTTCTTTCTGATGCTGTGGAACACCTATTTGGTGTTCGCCGGTGTGCGGGATCTGGGGCAGGCGGTCACCCTGCTGTGGACCTTCAAGCTGCCCTGGAACTGGGCCTACCACGGCACCCTTTTCCATCCCGGCGTGGCGCAGTTCGCCTTCGGCTTCTACGGCGTCATGCTCACATCCACAGTCTTGGGGCTAATCACCATGGTGCTGTTCAAGCCCCGCAGCTGGTGTGTCTACTGCCCCATGGGCACCATGACACAGCTGATCTGCAAAGCAAGGAACAGCCGCACATGA
- a CDS encoding DUF4261 domain-containing protein, producing the protein MSNQVFRQNLDDKKGPQPGGPYLIQMLFKEPVDMPDKDEMTAVMKKHIGAVECFCRDKKMAGFAALDHIAEFQDGKCPVQLMVMGCDKFKGKGFDAFLMSQMWDCREDRERIFRECRYQVVATDMLAAALPALERANLDADFVEALAELYPTCEAFYFQNCGKLLLAEYVRSHQIEGSDRFIRFGVNVRFFNIEGTEDMLIDTVGMNTLFLPDLQYHFHSMDPNWVVNHAYNAASYILEHDNPIGDGETIDGIENGRMSREIQWKCQYEDALIQPPRGVVDIHMGDYASGKR; encoded by the coding sequence ATGAGTAATCAAGTGTTCCGGCAAAACCTGGATGACAAAAAAGGGCCCCAGCCCGGCGGCCCCTATCTCATTCAAATGCTGTTCAAAGAGCCGGTAGACATGCCGGACAAGGATGAGATGACCGCTGTGATGAAAAAGCACATCGGCGCGGTAGAGTGTTTCTGCCGTGATAAAAAGATGGCAGGCTTTGCTGCCCTGGATCATATCGCGGAATTTCAGGACGGCAAATGCCCGGTGCAGCTGATGGTGATGGGATGTGACAAATTCAAGGGCAAGGGCTTCGATGCGTTCCTTATGAGCCAGATGTGGGACTGCCGGGAGGACCGAGAGCGAATCTTTCGGGAGTGCCGGTATCAGGTCGTGGCCACTGATATGCTGGCGGCGGCGCTTCCGGCCCTGGAGAGGGCCAACCTGGACGCCGACTTCGTGGAGGCCCTGGCAGAGCTGTACCCCACCTGTGAGGCGTTCTATTTCCAGAACTGCGGCAAGCTCTTGCTGGCGGAATATGTGCGTTCCCACCAGATCGAGGGCTCGGACCGCTTCATCCGATTTGGTGTCAATGTCCGCTTCTTCAACATTGAGGGCACCGAGGATATGCTCATCGACACAGTGGGCATGAACACCCTGTTCCTGCCGGACCTCCAGTACCACTTCCATAGCATGGATCCCAACTGGGTAGTGAACCACGCCTATAATGCGGCGTCGTACATACTGGAGCATGATAACCCCATTGGGGATGGGGAAACGATTGACGGCATAGAGAATGGCCGGATGAGCCGGGAGATTCAGTGGAAGTGCCAGTACGAGGATGCCCTGATCCAGCCGCCCAGGGGAGTGGTGGACATCCATATGGGCGACTATGCTTCCGGAAAACGCTGA
- the trxB gene encoding thioredoxin-disulfide reductase: MGETRVYDMIVVGGGPGGYTAALYAARAGLDTLVLEKLSAGGQMALTEEIDNYPGYEDGIDGFTLAEKMQRQAERFGAQTAYAQVERMELTAAPKALKTSEGTFYARTVILATGANPRELGLAGEEALVGRGVAYCAACDGMRYKGKTVAVVGGGNSAAGDALLLSRIAERVVLVHRRDQLRATKIYHEPLIQAENVEFRWNSTVTELLHEEKLTGIRLRDVQTGAESVLPCDGLFISVGRKPATELVKGQLELDAGGYVTADETTRTNLPGVYAVGDVRTKPLRQVVTAVADGAMAVHMAEEYLAGGA, encoded by the coding sequence ATGGGCGAAACTCGTGTCTACGACATGATCGTGGTGGGCGGCGGGCCGGGCGGCTATACGGCGGCGCTCTATGCAGCCAGGGCCGGGCTGGATACACTGGTGCTGGAGAAACTCTCGGCAGGCGGGCAGATGGCCCTGACGGAGGAGATCGACAACTATCCCGGCTATGAGGACGGGATCGACGGCTTCACCCTGGCGGAGAAGATGCAGCGGCAGGCAGAGCGGTTCGGTGCGCAGACAGCGTACGCACAGGTGGAGCGCATGGAACTGACCGCTGCCCCCAAGGCGCTGAAGACCAGCGAGGGGACCTTTTATGCCAGGACGGTAATCCTTGCCACCGGAGCCAATCCCAGGGAGCTGGGCCTTGCAGGCGAGGAGGCCCTGGTGGGCCGGGGTGTGGCCTACTGTGCCGCCTGCGACGGGATGCGCTACAAGGGCAAAACGGTCGCCGTGGTGGGCGGCGGGAATTCCGCCGCCGGCGACGCCCTGCTTTTGAGCCGTATCGCCGAAAGGGTGGTCCTGGTGCACCGCAGGGACCAGCTACGGGCCACGAAGATCTACCACGAGCCACTGATACAGGCAGAGAACGTGGAATTCCGCTGGAACAGCACTGTTACGGAGCTGCTGCACGAAGAGAAGCTGACCGGCATCCGGCTGCGGGATGTGCAGACCGGGGCGGAATCCGTCCTTCCCTGCGACGGGCTCTTCATCAGCGTCGGCAGAAAGCCGGCCACGGAGCTGGTGAAAGGCCAGCTGGAGCTGGATGCCGGCGGCTATGTGACGGCGGACGAAACCACAAGGACCAATCTCCCCGGCGTCTATGCCGTGGGCGATGTACGGACGAAGCCGCTGCGCCAGGTAGTGACGGCCGTGGCCGATGGGGCCATGGCGGTCCACATGGCGGAAGAATATCTGGCAGGCGGCGCCTGA
- a CDS encoding ATP-binding protein, translating to MNSVKKRRRAVVDPSACVACGCCVKVCPLQAIEIVRGVMAQVRQDKCVGCGKCARECPASVIKIREVEA from the coding sequence ATGAATTCCGTGAAAAAGCGGCGCAGAGCCGTGGTGGACCCGTCAGCCTGTGTGGCCTGCGGCTGCTGTGTGAAGGTCTGTCCCCTGCAGGCCATTGAGATCGTGCGGGGCGTTATGGCCCAGGTCCGGCAGGACAAATGCGTGGGCTGCGGCAAGTGCGCCAGGGAGTGTCCGGCCAGCGTCATCAAAATCCGGGAGGTAGAGGCATGA
- a CDS encoding metallophosphoesterase family protein translates to MKLAILSDTHGLLRPEVTEHLKTADAILHGGDINRQSIVDELRQYAPLYIVRGNNDKDWAEAIPHDLTVTLGGVTFFMVHNRKEVPADLAGVDAVVFGHSHKYVQEEKGGVLWLNPGSCGPRRFHQEITMMTAEAEDGKIRVEKVIIPHGTA, encoded by the coding sequence ATGAAACTTGCCATTCTCTCCGACACCCACGGCCTGCTGCGGCCGGAGGTCACGGAGCATCTAAAGACCGCCGACGCCATCCTCCATGGCGGAGATATCAACAGGCAGAGCATCGTGGATGAGCTGCGGCAGTATGCGCCGCTGTACATCGTCCGGGGCAACAACGACAAGGACTGGGCGGAGGCCATCCCGCACGATCTCACCGTTACCCTGGGCGGCGTGACCTTTTTCATGGTCCACAACAGAAAGGAGGTCCCGGCGGACCTGGCCGGTGTGGACGCGGTGGTGTTCGGCCACTCCCACAAGTACGTGCAGGAGGAGAAAGGCGGCGTCCTCTGGCTCAACCCGGGCTCCTGCGGCCCTCGGCGGTTCCATCAGGAGATCACCATGATGACGGCGGAGGCGGAGGATGGGAAGATCCGGGTGGAGAAGGTCATCATCCCCCACGGGACGGCGTGA
- a CDS encoding DUF5714 domain-containing protein, with product MHPEECLICKAPLEYLVRDEDMECAICHKKESSKTRCVNGHYVCNDCHTQGMDTIFGLCLAETSADPAAILRRMMDLSFCHMHGPEHHVMVGAALLTAYKNAGGKLDLESALREMYSRGKAVPGGACGFWGACGAGISAGQFLAIATASTPLAREPWGLSNQMTARALDSIGKVGGPRCCKRDSWLAVQAAVDFVREHLGVEMQHSVPVCSYSARNSQCIGKRCPFSAAKQRALEAKTAPSF from the coding sequence TTGCATCCAGAAGAATGCCTGATCTGCAAGGCACCGCTGGAATATCTGGTCCGGGACGAGGACATGGAGTGCGCCATCTGCCATAAAAAGGAATCCAGCAAGACCCGGTGCGTCAACGGCCATTATGTTTGCAATGACTGCCATACCCAGGGCATGGACACCATCTTCGGCCTGTGCTTGGCGGAGACTTCCGCCGACCCCGCCGCTATCCTCCGCCGGATGATGGACCTGTCCTTCTGCCATATGCACGGGCCAGAGCACCATGTGATGGTGGGAGCGGCGCTGCTCACCGCCTATAAAAATGCCGGGGGCAAGTTGGACCTGGAGAGCGCTCTCCGGGAGATGTACAGCCGGGGCAAAGCTGTCCCCGGCGGGGCCTGCGGCTTCTGGGGCGCCTGCGGGGCGGGGATCAGCGCGGGGCAGTTCCTGGCCATCGCCACGGCATCCACGCCCCTGGCCCGGGAGCCCTGGGGATTGAGCAATCAGATGACCGCCCGGGCCCTGGACAGCATCGGCAAGGTGGGTGGCCCCCGGTGCTGCAAACGGGATTCCTGGCTGGCCGTCCAGGCTGCCGTGGACTTTGTCCGGGAGCACCTGGGGGTGGAGATGCAGCACAGCGTGCCCGTCTGCTCTTACAGTGCCCGAAACAGCCAGTGCATCGGAAAACGCTGCCCCTTCTCGGCGGCAAAGCAAAGGGCTCTCGAGGCGAAAACAGCCCCGAGTTTCTGA